AGAAATGTGGCCGATTCTTATGGTTATAACTGAGTATGATGCGATTAATAGTGGAGTGCCTAGGGAGTAGGGATGATGAGTGTTGAAATGTGGACACCAAATATGAAACCAAGACCAAGTCTTggtctataaattatttgaaacctcacattttttatattatctaaaacGAAACATGTCTCGaggtttttctatttttaatgtatctCTGAGTCCTCCTGATACCTTACACTGTGCGCACGGTGTGAAATGGAAGCAACCAGATGAAGAAATACAATTTGTTTTCTTCAgtttaagaaatataaaacaaGTAACGGAAGCTGAAGTCACCACTCCACTTATCCGTCCCTACCCCATCTCCTATCGCCTTTAACAGTTTCTTCTTTCGTGTCCCCTATCTCTCTTTCTTGTTCACATCTCACGAAACACACAAagcgaatattacaaatatacTTATATggtattttacaaaaaatatatattcaaatagcTTTTCTTACTATCATGCACTTTTGATAGTACTAGCTAGTCAGCAGGAAGATGTATTTCCTTGTTAGATTTTTGTATTTGTAGATTTTGGGATTACTTTTCTTATTAGGAagatattatttaactttttttttggctttttttttggttaatatcGTATATACATAGTTGAGGAagaataagattatattttcttgGTGCAAATTTAGGAGTTATCGACGACATTTACGTGTACCAGTGAGTATTTATCATTAAGTGTTATCTTTTGTAAACTGAATATATGTTTcaattatttggttttctttaaaCTAGAAACTTGTTGGGGGTGTGATAATATTATccatgattaattttttttttttaaacaattaattcgTTTCCCATTATCCTATATCCATCATCCCTTCTCTATATATAAATCCCTTTCACTTTACTGCCTACAACGAGACGACACCCCCTCAATAGCCGGTTCGGTTATGGCTCTGTCCGGGTCAATCCTTTCAGCCTTAATCTTCTTCGCTCTTTTCATTAATCCCCTCGAAGCTCGTGTACCATTCGACCGGCTAGCACGGAAGCAGCCGCAGAGGACTGCTGCTGAAGGCATATGCGCTTCCTCTGTCCGCATATTTGGTTACAAATGCGAAGAACATGATGTACTACATACTTTTCTCCAATATATTGTTGTTAATGACAGTTAATAtcagcatatatatatatatatgaactcaTATGAGtgattttaattgtttaatCTCGAAGGTGGTGACTCAAGATGGATACATATTGAATATGCAAAGGATACCGGAAGGACGAGCCGGCGCCGGAGATATGTCGAGGAGACAGCCTGTCCTAATACAGCATGGGATTCTTGTCGTAAGTTTAACTCTTCTCTACCCTTTCGCATTTCATTAGCTATTTATGTGCAATATTTAATTGTGATacgtttcaaaatttgttttatattcaaatTACAAGTGAATTTgaagagaagttttttttttaaaagtattacaCCAAACAGAAGAAATTATCTTTCAAAGTAAGAAAGAAAAAGTGAGGAAAATGTATTAGGTAAAAACTCTATACCCAATTTTCACAATAGTACAAATGTAGAAACGATTTTCCATGTGCATACGTTTATTTTCGGAGGATAAACATATTAATACGAAACTGTGTGGGGGCAATACCAACGTGTAGCGTTCGATGTTCTAGTGCTTGCCTAGTGAGCAGGTACACGTACAGTGAGTAGATTTATATACAACTTCATTGTGTATTTGTTTGTATAGTTATTTTGAGTGTGAAAGGAATGTTTCCACTCACTTCTATGTGTCAGTTTCAACTTAggaataaaaccaaaataaacatTTACATATCTTAGTGATGggtaaaatataacataataaaataagagACATCATGAGTGTTTATCATGTGTGTCCAACAAATAAAGTGATAAGTTGAGCGTTACTAGAAAGGTCATTAAAATAAAGTCAAATGAAAACATACTTTTCTAGTATGGGAGAATCGTTGTTTAAGCTAAGTTACATACAATCATACATAAGTAACCATGTTGACTCTAGTAGTCATTAAGGGATtagtaaagttttttttaaaaaccttgAACCCATGAAGAAGTCCACACTAATCTCTAAAGGGATGGTGCAGGTCCACTTCTGAATATTCAAATGGACCATAAGATATGATTAGTAAAGTTCAAACAAGAATCGGGATCTGGAAAGAAATTAAATCATGAAATTATATGTGCAGGATGGGATGTCGTGGCTGTTCAATCCGGCGGATCAAAATCTACCGTTAATTTTGGCTGATCAAGGATTCGATGTGTGGATGGGGAACACAAGAGGGACTAGATTCAGCAGGAGACACAAGTACCTTAGCCCTAATCAACCGGTCCGGTTCAGTCAACCACTCCTTAATCAGTTGATTATGTTCCTCCTTAATCAGTTGATTATGTAcgtttcatctttttataaagaGCCGAGATTAATCGTTTGTCACGTTGTACGTAGGCTTTCTGGAACTGGACGTGGGACGAGCTTGTGAGTTACGATCTGCCTGCTATGTTTGACCATATCCACGGCCTAACAGGCCAAAAGATTCACTACCTCGGACACTCTTTGGTGGGTCCAACGTTATCAACATATAGTTTCTATGtttatacctttttttttatgtttataagttataacttacgttacaaaatagaaaagcatttgaaactatatttgaaatataCATCAGGGGACTTTAATAGGATTTGCGTCGTTCTCGGAAAAGGGGTTGGTGGACAAATTAAGATCGGCGGCAATGCTGAGTCCTATTGCTTATCTCAGCCACATGACCACAGTCCTCGGCGACATCGCCGCTAAAAGCTTCCTCGCTGAGGTTTCTACCTTCCTCActcttctattttttatttattaaaatttgtgcCTAGCtataatattaatgaaaaataacTAGTTTGTGTCTTTAAACACAGGCCACCGCCATTATAGGAGTGGCAGAGTTTAACCCCAAAAGGTAGAGATCTTCACCatgtttttcttataatatgttTGTATTTAACTTTGTTTGCTAACgtgaaacaataaaacaaatttggCAGTGGACTAGTAGGGAATTTCATAAAGATTATATGCCGTCAAGCAGGGATCGATTGCTATGATCTAATCTCTGTTATTACCGGTAATGCAACAACCAAAAATTACCattgataaattaattaaatatttttgacaaaaaaatatacaggCAAGAATTGTTGCCTTAACGCATCAACCATTGATCTATTCCTGGCGAATGAACCACAATCTACTTCCACCAAGAACATGATCCACCTTTCTCAAAGTAAGTcgaacaaaatttcaaaaaatgtaTTTCTTGAACCATTACATGCACGTGTCGTTAAAATCaagattatatttattttcttgtagCGGTAAGAGACAAGGTGTTAAGAAAATACAACTATGGAAGTAGCAATTACAACATGAAACATTACGGTCAAGCGTTGCCGCCTGCTTACAACATATCGGCGATCCCACACGACCTTCCCCTTTTCTTCAGCTACGGTGGTTTAGACAGTCTGGCCGATGTGAACGACGTCAAGTTTTTGATCGACCAGTTTAAGTTTCACGACGTTGATAAGATCGATGTGCAGTTTGTGAAAGAGTATGCTCATGCTGATTTCATCATGGGTGTTACTGCCAAAGACGTTGTTTATAACCAAGTTGCTACCTTTTTCAAACGACAAGTTTGATTTTAGTATAAATCATTAGGTTATATGTACTTCCATGTGCCCCCATATATTATTCAGTTGTTTTCCCCCAAAAAACGAGCAAAATAATAAAGTTACAATTACTATATTCTATTATTTTGTTAAAGAACCACCGCTatctaaattctaaatttaattattaaaaaaactaatgctaaaaaaaaagatataaccTAATAAATACGAATTATTTTACTTCAAATCATTTTTAAGAAAACCAttagaaatcaaaataatattttaattttcagatATGTATGcgcataatttttatttataactgCACATAAATAAACTACAAAATTCGAAAATCATTTTACTTCAAATCATTTTTAAGAAACCATtagaaaatcaaaagaaaatattttcattttcagatACGTATCcgcataaattttatttataatttcacATAAATAAACTACAAAATTCGAGACAAAAATTATCGAAAAAATcgtaaaacaataaaaacactAATCGCTGTTGGGCCTGTGGCCCAAGACGTAGTATTAAACTTTCAATAATCGCTGTGGGCTGAGAAGTTACGGGTCGGGTCTCAACACGGTCAAGTCATAAATTGAATAGCTCCAGTGAGCAATTTGTTTACTCTATCGAACTGAGACGCAGCGGAGCAACGGCGACGAAggagaatcagaagaagaagaaaacgaagcTGCGAATCTTCGCATTTTGTTAGGTACGCTGCTCTTTCTCGATAGATTTTGTAAATAGTCTCTGGAGATTACTCTTACTCGTTAAATTGTGCATCAAccttagaaagaaagaaaaattagggtttttaggcTCCGATTTCTCTAGGTAGCCGATCTATCGTTCCCTGGTGTTTGTTAGATTAATCAAACAGAAGATTTTATGGAATCATTACAAAAGGTGTTCTCTTTATGTGGTTTTTAACCAGATTTGTATCCGAATtgaagtgtagttttcaaaggCACCAATGTCTGCTAACAACAACAATCCACAGAAGCCGCAACAAGGCTCTGCGCCTTCACCCTTCGGCGGTAACCCTGGGATGGCCTCTGCATCTGTTCCCGGAAACCAAGGCTTTACTCAGCCTCACATGGCACCCAACTTTCCAGCTCAGTTTCAATTCTCACAAGCCCAGGCCATGGCCCATGCTCAAGCCCAAGCCCAGTCTAAAGCCCAAGCTCAGTTCCAAGCTCAGATGCAAGCAGGGATGACGATGAACCAAGGGCAAGGCTCCCAGGGGATTGGTGGTGTGTTGGGTTCGTCTTCTCCTTCCATGACTCCTGGAAGCTTGAACATGAAGAGGTTCCAGCAGAGGCCGCCGATGCGGCCTCCTTCTGGTTTCCCCGCGAGTAACAACACTGTCTCCCCCATGAGAACGATGGAGTTGACTCCTGctgcgaggaagaagaagatgaagcttCCTGAGAAGTCTTTGCAGGAGCGGGTGGCGGCAATCTTGCCTGAGTCTGCGTTGTACACGCAGCTTCTTGAGTTTGAGTCAAGGGTTGATGCTGCTTTGAGTAGGAAGAAAGTTGACATCCAGGAGGCTCTGAAGAACCCTCCTTGCACGCAGAAGACGCTTAGGATCTATGTGTTCAACTCGTTTGCGAACCAGAACAACACCATCCCTGGGAATCCAAACGCTGACCCGCCAACATGGACTCTTAAGATTGTCGGTAGGATCTTGGAAGATGGGGTGGATCCGGACCAGCCAGGTTTTGTTCAGCAAGCGAACCCATCGCATCCCAAGTTCTCGTCTTTCTTCAAGAAGGTAATAGTTAACCTGGACCAGAGGCTGTATCCTGAGAACTCGGCGATCACATGGGAGAGTGCTCGTTCACCTGCTCCTCAGGAAGGGTTTGAGATAAAGAGGAAAGGGAATCAGGAGTTTGCAGCTACTATTCGGTTGGAGATGAACTACGTCCCTGAGAAGTTCAAGCTTTCTACTGCATTGATGGATGTTCTCGGGATTGAGGTTGAGACAAGACCAAGAATCATCTCTGCGATATGGCATTACGTTAAGGCGAGGAAGTTACAGAACCCAAATGATCCTTCTTTCTTCAACTGCGACGCTGCGCTTCACAAAGTGTTTGGGGAAGAGAAGGTGAAGTTCACAATGGTGTCTCAGAAGATATCTCATCATTTGTCACCTCCACCGCCGATTCATTTAGAACACAAGATCAAGCTGTCGGGAAACAACCCGGCTATATCGGCATGTTACGATGTCCTGGTGGATGTACCTTTCCCGATTCAGAGGGATCTGAACAACTTGTTGGCCAACGcggagaagaataaagagattgagGCTTGTGATGAAGCTATATGTGCAGCCATAAGGAAAATCCATGAGCATAGGAGGAGACGTGCGTTTTTCTTGGGATTTAGTCAGTCGCCGGTTGAGTTCATAAACGCACTGATCGAATCTCAGAGCAAGGATCTGAAGGTTGTAGCGGGAGAAGCTAGTCGAAATGCTGAGAAAGAACGTCGAGCAGACTTCTTCAATCAACCTTGGTAAGCTCATTATCTCTGCTCAACTCTGTTTTTGTCTGATAACTTCACTCACTCCTGGAGTTGTGAAAGTGGAGGAGTTCCACTGATTGATTGATGATACGTTTCTGAATTATGAAATATTGCAGGGTTGAGGATGCGGTAATACGTTACTTGAACCGGAAGCCAGCAGCTGGGAACGAAGGACCAGGGACCTGGTGAGTATCTTGCAGGTACCTTACCATCAAGtctaaagaacaaaaaaaatgttgtaggAGCAATCTGGTTTATTTGTAATTTCATGTATGATGAAACCTTAGTACTTCATAATTTAGCTTTGATTTGTAGCTACTTTGGTTGATTCTTAATTACACTTTTGATAATAAGCcgaactaatatatataatctCATCATACCGTTGTGTTTGCATGATAAAACAAACATAACTCAAGTAAAGAGTGTGTTTGTGCTTAATCGCTGGTCACTAAGGAAACTAAATATGGCTGGTCTGAACAATATAAATAAGCCTAGTCATGCTTGAAGaaataaaatcaattgaaaGGGCACAAGATCACCACATGATGTAAATAAGCTCTCATGTGTTTGTAGATTGTACGCATTTGTTGGTCACCTACAGTGAGCTTAGAAATAGTTTTCTTATTTGTGGTTGAAACTTGAAATGATCAAACGTAGAAACGTCTTTACTTACAGCACGCTAGCGTTATTTGATCATTTTTGTG
Above is a window of Brassica napus cultivar Da-Ae chromosome A10, Da-Ae, whole genome shotgun sequence DNA encoding:
- the LOC106417754 gene encoding triacylglycerol lipase 2; protein product: MALSGSILSALIFFALFINPLEARVPFDRLARKQPQRTAAEGICASSVRIFGYKCEEHDVVTQDGYILNMQRIPEGRAGAGDMSRRQPVLIQHGILVDGMSWLFNPADQNLPLILADQGFDVWMGNTRGTRFSRRHKYLSPNQPAFWNWTWDELVSYDLPAMFDHIHGLTGQKIHYLGHSLGTLIGFASFSEKGLVDKLRSAAMLSPIAYLSHMTTVLGDIAAKSFLAEATAIIGVAEFNPKSGLVGNFIKIICRQAGIDCYDLISVITGKNCCLNASTIDLFLANEPQSTSTKNMIHLSQTVRDKVLRKYNYGSSNYNMKHYGQALPPAYNISAIPHDLPLFFSYGGLDSLADVNDVKFLIDQFKFHDVDKIDVQFVKEYAHADFIMGVTAKDVVYNQVATFFKRQV
- the LOC111198021 gene encoding SWI/SNF complex component SNF12 homolog produces the protein MSANNNNPQKPQQGSAPSPFGGNPGMASASVPGNQGFTQPHMAPNFPAQFQFSQAQAMAHAQAQAQSKAQAQFQAQMQAGMTMNQGQGSQGIGGVLGSSSPSMTPGSLNMKRFQQRPPMRPPSGFPASNNTVSPMRTMELTPAARKKKMKLPEKSLQERVAAILPESALYTQLLEFESRVDAALSRKKVDIQEALKNPPCTQKTLRIYVFNSFANQNNTIPGNPNADPPTWTLKIVGRILEDGVDPDQPGFVQQANPSHPKFSSFFKKVIVNLDQRLYPENSAITWESARSPAPQEGFEIKRKGNQEFAATIRLEMNYVPEKFKLSTALMDVLGIEVETRPRIISAIWHYVKARKLQNPNDPSFFNCDAALHKVFGEEKVKFTMVSQKISHHLSPPPPIHLEHKIKLSGNNPAISACYDVLVDVPFPIQRDLNNLLANAEKNKEIEACDEAICAAIRKIHEHRRRRAFFLGFSQSPVEFINALIESQSKDLKVVAGEASRNAEKERRADFFNQPWVEDAVIRYLNRKPAAGNEGPGTW